A portion of the Eubacterium maltosivorans genome contains these proteins:
- a CDS encoding ABC transporter substrate-binding protein, whose amino-acid sequence MKKFKKALSVLLVLVLLSFTAAGCSQNNSDTAKSDNAAGDRTITDMSGAEVTVPAEVKSVINLWPSSNQIMIALGAQDKQTAYMATLQKPSFTWMQIVNPAIMEKQTVGGNGDVTAEELLNLKPDLVITSSDEDAEAYRAAGLNAACMMFNNYDGLKESVLKTGEALGTSEKERADKYVEYLEKNIKLVQDRLKDVKDEDKPVVHYVDGQSGTSPYKTTGNGTMQEEWLTMAGGKLSTDGILQGMSKEITPEQFLSINPDVIIVGGTGQADAYDALMSDASLANLKAVQDGKVYRNPQGTFQWDRFGSESALQVLWAAKTLYPDKFEDIDMKKETISFYKDYLGYDLSDEYADAILAGKNAPDGR is encoded by the coding sequence ATGAAAAAATTTAAAAAAGCCCTATCTGTACTACTGGTGCTGGTACTTCTCAGCTTTACCGCAGCTGGCTGTTCACAAAACAACAGTGACACAGCGAAGTCGGACAATGCGGCGGGAGACCGCACCATTACCGATATGTCAGGTGCGGAGGTAACGGTTCCGGCAGAAGTGAAATCGGTCATTAACCTCTGGCCATCGAGCAACCAGATTATGATTGCGCTTGGAGCGCAGGACAAACAGACCGCCTACATGGCCACTTTGCAAAAACCAAGCTTTACCTGGATGCAGATCGTTAATCCAGCCATTATGGAAAAACAGACTGTTGGTGGGAATGGCGACGTGACCGCTGAAGAACTGTTAAACCTGAAGCCGGATCTGGTCATTACCTCTAGTGATGAGGATGCCGAAGCCTACCGCGCTGCCGGACTTAATGCTGCGTGTATGATGTTCAATAATTATGACGGTTTAAAAGAATCTGTCTTAAAAACCGGCGAGGCCCTGGGAACCAGTGAAAAGGAACGGGCAGACAAATACGTTGAATACCTGGAAAAAAACATTAAGCTGGTTCAGGACCGCTTAAAAGACGTAAAAGATGAAGACAAGCCGGTTGTACACTATGTCGATGGACAGAGCGGCACAAGCCCTTACAAAACCACCGGAAACGGTACAATGCAGGAAGAATGGCTGACTATGGCTGGTGGTAAATTATCCACTGATGGGATTCTTCAGGGAATGAGCAAGGAGATTACACCAGAGCAGTTCCTCAGTATTAACCCGGATGTGATCATTGTGGGCGGAACAGGACAGGCAGACGCCTATGACGCCCTGATGAGCGACGCCTCACTGGCAAACCTGAAAGCAGTTCAGGACGGTAAGGTTTACCGTAACCCACAGGGAACTTTCCAGTGGGACCGTTTTGGCTCTGAGTCTGCACTGCAGGTGCTTTGGGCAGCTAAAACCTTATACCCTGATAAATTTGAAGACATCGACATGAAGAAGGAAACCATTTCCTTCTACAAAGATTATTTAGGCTATGATCTTTCAGATGAATATGCGGATGCGATTTTAGCTGGCAAAAATGCTCCGGACGGACGCTAA
- a CDS encoding SAM-dependent methyltransferase, with the protein MKFEDNLMIQFLKKFDENPFLIKINGKEVLVGEGEPTFVVRFNKSLDIKELRRSTSLALGEAYMRGDIEVEGDLFQALDQLLGQMGKFSLDKSALKKLIFTSNSKKNQKDEVSSHYDIGNDFYKLWLDDTLSYSCGYFKNPDDTLYDAQVNKVDYILEKLYLKEGMSLLDIGCGWGFLLIEAAKKYGINGVGITLSREQHKKFSERIAEEGLEGQLTAELMDYRDLPKYGKTFDRIVSVGMVEHVGRENYDLFLSCADKVLNPKGLFLLHYISALEEHPGDPWIKKYIFPGGMIPSLREMISLAASHRFYVIDVESLRRHYTKTLLCWDKGFREHLDEVREMFDDEFIRMWDLYLCSCAATFHNGIIDLSQILMTKGVNNDLPMTRWY; encoded by the coding sequence ATGAAGTTTGAAGATAATCTGATGATTCAATTTTTGAAAAAATTTGATGAGAATCCGTTTTTAATTAAAATAAACGGAAAGGAAGTTTTAGTGGGCGAGGGCGAGCCGACCTTCGTAGTCCGGTTTAACAAAAGTCTGGACATAAAGGAGCTCAGACGCAGTACCTCGCTGGCGCTGGGCGAAGCCTACATGCGTGGTGATATCGAAGTGGAAGGCGACCTTTTCCAGGCGCTTGACCAGCTTCTGGGCCAGATGGGCAAATTTTCTCTGGATAAATCAGCTTTAAAAAAGCTGATCTTCACCTCGAATTCCAAGAAGAATCAAAAGGACGAGGTATCCTCCCACTACGATATCGGCAATGATTTTTACAAGCTTTGGCTGGATGATACGCTGAGCTATTCCTGCGGTTATTTTAAAAATCCAGACGACACTCTCTATGACGCTCAAGTCAATAAGGTCGATTATATTCTGGAAAAGCTGTACCTGAAGGAGGGAATGAGCCTTCTGGATATTGGGTGCGGCTGGGGATTCCTCCTTATCGAGGCAGCCAAAAAATATGGAATCAACGGTGTGGGCATTACTCTCAGCCGGGAGCAGCACAAGAAATTCAGCGAGCGCATTGCAGAAGAAGGCCTGGAAGGCCAGCTGACAGCAGAGCTCATGGATTACCGTGATCTGCCCAAATACGGAAAAACCTTTGACCGGATTGTCAGCGTGGGCATGGTCGAGCATGTGGGAAGAGAAAACTACGATCTTTTCCTGTCCTGCGCAGACAAGGTGTTAAACCCCAAAGGGCTCTTTCTGCTGCACTATATCAGTGCTCTGGAGGAACATCCGGGCGACCCGTGGATTAAGAAGTATATCTTTCCGGGCGGCATGATCCCCTCGCTCAGAGAAATGATCAGCCTGGCTGCTTCGCACCGCTTTTACGTCATTGATGTGGAAAGCCTCAGACGGCACTATACCAAGACCCTGCTCTGCTGGGACAAGGGCTTTAGAGAGCATCTGGATGAGGTGCGCGAAATGTTCGACGATGAATTTATCCGCATGTGGGATTTATACCTCTGCTCCTGCGCGGCCACCTTCCACAACGGTATCATTGATCTGAGCCAGATTCTGATGACCAAGGGTGTGAATAACGACCTGCCGATGACAAGATGGTATTAA
- a CDS encoding flavoprotein, producing the protein MLIGKNITIGITACTPVDQIPGLIRMLRNEKAEVKVILTPNALNFITPLPLRRASGNPVEIDQFEEPKVWDPDHKTSDQSDLLLIAPASANTIGKAANGIADNLLTTTILSTTAPIVFANNINPMMYGKPSVQRNIRTLKEDGCIFVESEGDRAPNRMPSNDQIFKTIIKALEKMTEV; encoded by the coding sequence ATGTTGATTGGAAAAAACATAACCATTGGGATTACGGCATGCACCCCGGTTGACCAGATTCCCGGGCTTATCCGGATGCTGCGAAATGAAAAAGCAGAGGTAAAGGTTATCCTGACCCCGAATGCCCTTAATTTTATTACGCCGCTTCCGCTGCGGCGCGCCTCAGGGAATCCAGTTGAAATCGACCAGTTTGAAGAGCCAAAGGTATGGGACCCTGACCACAAAACCTCAGACCAGTCTGATTTACTGTTGATTGCTCCGGCTTCAGCCAATACCATTGGCAAAGCGGCCAACGGCATCGCTGACAATTTACTGACTACAACTATTTTATCCACCACAGCCCCTATTGTGTTTGCCAATAATATCAATCCGATGATGTACGGCAAGCCCAGTGTACAGCGTAATATTCGGACTTTAAAAGAAGATGGATGTATTTTTGTTGAGAGTGAGGGAGACAGAGCACCCAACCGTATGCCGTCTAACGACCAGATTTTCAAAACGATCATTAAGGCGTTGGAGAAAATGACAGAAGTTTAA
- a CDS encoding formate/nitrite transporter family protein, with translation MNGFLSPAEIGEVWVGNGVKKASLSIGKMLVLGIFAGIFIGFGAHGFLLATGIGKGALGEAMIAKFIGASVFPAGLMMVILCGAELFTGNNLMTLALMDKKITIKGMLTNWVVVYIGNLIGSILLAFILAKSGLYADAVLDKAMAVAQAKVGMPFSAALIRGILCNMLVVLACWMQAGSKDMIGKIFAIWFPIMLFVFAGFEHSVANMTYIPLGIFLGADVSWGQMFIDNLLPVTLGNIIGGAIIVPCVYNYAYLRKNKE, from the coding sequence ATGAATGGTTTTCTTTCTCCAGCAGAGATTGGAGAAGTATGGGTTGGGAATGGTGTGAAAAAAGCCTCCCTCTCCATCGGTAAAATGCTGGTTCTCGGCATTTTTGCGGGTATTTTTATTGGTTTTGGCGCCCATGGCTTTTTGCTGGCCACAGGCATTGGCAAAGGCGCACTGGGTGAGGCCATGATCGCTAAGTTTATTGGCGCTTCGGTTTTCCCGGCAGGCTTGATGATGGTTATATTATGCGGTGCGGAGCTGTTTACGGGCAACAACCTGATGACACTGGCTCTGATGGATAAAAAAATTACCATCAAGGGTATGCTGACTAACTGGGTCGTAGTTTATATCGGCAATCTGATCGGCTCGATCCTTTTAGCTTTTATTTTGGCAAAAAGCGGCCTTTATGCAGACGCAGTGCTGGACAAAGCGATGGCTGTTGCACAGGCAAAGGTTGGGATGCCTTTTTCAGCAGCGCTTATCCGCGGGATTCTATGTAATATGTTAGTGGTTTTAGCGTGCTGGATGCAGGCCGGGTCAAAGGATATGATTGGTAAAATTTTTGCGATCTGGTTTCCGATTATGCTTTTCGTTTTTGCGGGTTTTGAACACAGCGTTGCCAATATGACTTATATTCCGCTTGGAATTTTCCTGGGGGCAGATGTCAGCTGGGGTCAGATGTTTATTGACAATCTGCTGCCTGTTACCCTCGGCAATATTATCGGTGGCGCCATAATCGTCCCTTGTGTTTACAATTATGCATACCTTCGTAAAAATAAAGAGTAA
- a CDS encoding DUF6718 family protein, with amino-acid sequence MAYLIARQFDKPGCIAIKSEADDALKEQARRLAKMTIHTGVQVSVVYNEEDFEEYAPQTIYEDHDAFFTEVLDLAEW; translated from the coding sequence ATGGCTTATCTTATCGCCCGACAATTCGACAAACCCGGCTGCATCGCCATCAAATCTGAGGCTGATGACGCCCTGAAGGAGCAGGCACGCCGTCTGGCAAAAATGACGATTCACACCGGCGTACAAGTCAGTGTGGTCTACAACGAAGAGGATTTTGAGGAATATGCTCCCCAGACGATTTACGAGGACCACGATGCCTTTTTCACCGAGGTGCTGGACCTGGCAGAATGGTAA
- a CDS encoding PadR family transcriptional regulator, whose amino-acid sequence MDKDNVLSGMVSELRRGTLVLCVLSQLKSPMYGYSLVNTLNEKGISAEANTLYPLLRRLESQGLLESSWQTDGPKPRKYYQATEFGNKICQQLKQHWDKTVNSINQIFEEEAK is encoded by the coding sequence TTGGATAAGGATAATGTTTTATCAGGCATGGTATCAGAGCTGCGCCGAGGAACACTGGTGCTCTGTGTATTAAGCCAGCTAAAATCTCCTATGTACGGCTATAGTCTCGTAAATACACTCAACGAAAAAGGTATTTCGGCAGAGGCAAATACACTCTACCCGCTGCTCAGACGCCTCGAAAGCCAGGGTCTTCTGGAAAGCTCCTGGCAGACAGACGGCCCAAAGCCGCGAAAGTACTATCAAGCCACTGAATTCGGCAATAAAATCTGCCAGCAGTTAAAACAACATTGGGACAAAACAGTCAACAGCATAAACCAAATTTTTGAGGAGGAAGCAAAATGA
- a CDS encoding KUP/HAK/KT family potassium transporter: protein MRHLKKSTEIPVSLGAAIVALGVVYGDIGTSPMYVMKSIIAGNGGLNTIDDNLILGALSLVIWTVTLLTTVKYVLIALKADNHGEGGIFSLYSLIKKYKAWLIVPAMVGGAALLADGILTPAVTVTTAIEGLRSLPLVYRFLGDEQGRIVMITLAIIALLFFVQRAGTKSIGKSFGPVMSVWFLFLAVSGIANMAGNWEILRAFNPLRGAAILFSPNNQAGVMILGSVFLATTGAEALYSDIGHVGKGNVYASWPFVKVCLILNYLGQGAWLMANKGNTALGTLPDLNPFFQMLPDNIRIFGVLLSTLAAVIASQALITGTFTLVSEAISLDLMPHMRITYPSETKGQLYIPLVNLIMWLACSGVILYFRSSARLESAYGLAITLTMLMTTLLLFMYLRCMKGLKILPFIFLVFFGGLEGIFFLSSLSKFGSGGYVALLIATILFAIMAVWHRGTDIERSQALKLHISDYTSMFGDVHKDKGLIPVSDNLVYLMNETEGNTIDRDILYSIFDKKTKRARAYWFVSVSVTDEPYTREYTVDSFGTDYLFRVKLYLGFKVDQRINVYLRQIVGDLITSHELPPQQRRYSIGDNSTVGDFRFCILRKMLVPESDIHPSDWAAVSLKYMIRRVAGSPVQWYGLENASVIVEYVPLFIKMKESNPLKRVEE from the coding sequence ATGAGACATTTAAAAAAATCGACAGAAATTCCTGTTAGTCTGGGCGCCGCCATCGTCGCCCTTGGCGTCGTCTACGGTGATATTGGCACCTCGCCGATGTATGTTATGAAATCGATCATTGCCGGTAACGGCGGGCTGAACACCATTGATGATAATCTGATCCTGGGAGCGCTGTCCCTGGTGATCTGGACCGTCACGCTTCTTACCACAGTCAAGTATGTCCTTATCGCGCTCAAAGCCGACAATCACGGTGAGGGTGGTATTTTTTCGCTGTACAGCCTGATCAAAAAATACAAAGCCTGGCTCATTGTCCCTGCCATGGTGGGTGGCGCTGCGCTTTTAGCCGACGGTATTCTCACCCCGGCTGTCACAGTTACAACCGCCATTGAGGGGCTACGGAGCCTGCCTCTGGTCTACCGTTTTCTGGGCGATGAGCAGGGCCGCATTGTCATGATTACCCTTGCCATCATAGCACTCCTGTTTTTTGTCCAGCGGGCCGGTACCAAATCCATTGGTAAATCCTTCGGCCCGGTCATGTCTGTCTGGTTCCTTTTTTTGGCCGTTTCAGGCATCGCCAACATGGCTGGCAACTGGGAAATTCTGAGAGCTTTTAATCCTCTCAGAGGCGCCGCCATTTTGTTCAGTCCAAACAACCAGGCCGGCGTCATGATTCTCGGCAGTGTGTTTCTGGCTACCACCGGGGCAGAGGCCCTCTATTCAGACATCGGCCATGTGGGTAAGGGAAATGTCTATGCCAGCTGGCCCTTTGTCAAGGTCTGCCTGATCCTGAACTATCTGGGCCAGGGCGCCTGGCTCATGGCAAACAAGGGGAATACCGCGTTAGGCACTTTGCCTGACCTCAATCCCTTTTTCCAGATGCTTCCAGACAACATCCGTATTTTTGGCGTGCTCCTGAGCACTCTGGCGGCGGTTATCGCATCTCAGGCCTTGATCACCGGTACCTTCACACTGGTATCTGAAGCCATCAGCCTTGATCTTATGCCGCATATGCGCATCACCTATCCCTCCGAAACCAAGGGACAGCTCTATATTCCTCTGGTCAACCTGATCATGTGGCTAGCCTGCAGCGGCGTCATTCTTTATTTCCGCTCAAGCGCACGGCTCGAATCTGCTTACGGGCTGGCCATTACCCTGACCATGCTCATGACCACGCTCCTGCTCTTCATGTATCTGCGCTGCATGAAGGGCCTGAAAATCCTTCCTTTTATCTTTCTGGTCTTTTTTGGCGGCCTGGAGGGAATCTTTTTTCTCTCAAGCCTTTCAAAATTTGGAAGCGGCGGCTATGTGGCACTGCTCATTGCAACCATTCTTTTTGCAATCATGGCAGTCTGGCACCGCGGTACAGACATCGAGCGCTCTCAGGCTCTAAAGCTGCATATCTCAGACTACACCAGCATGTTTGGAGATGTCCACAAAGACAAAGGGCTCATCCCTGTATCGGATAACCTGGTCTACCTCATGAATGAAACTGAGGGGAATACCATTGACCGTGACATTTTGTATTCTATCTTTGACAAAAAGACAAAGCGGGCCAGAGCTTACTGGTTTGTCAGCGTCAGTGTGACTGATGAGCCCTATACCCGCGAGTACACGGTTGACAGCTTTGGAACAGATTATCTTTTCAGGGTAAAACTGTACCTCGGCTTTAAGGTAGACCAGCGTATCAATGTCTATCTGCGCCAGATTGTCGGCGATCTGATCACCAGCCATGAGCTGCCGCCACAGCAGCGCCGGTACTCCATCGGCGACAACAGCACTGTAGGGGATTTTCGGTTCTGCATTCTGCGTAAAATGCTGGTGCCTGAAAGCGACATTCATCCCTCGGACTGGGCAGCTGTTTCCCTAAAATATATGATCCGCCGTGTCGCCGGTTCGCCGGTACAATGGTATGGTCTTGAAAATGCCTCGGTGATTGTGGAGTACGTGCCGCTCTTTATCAAAATGAAAGAGTCCAATCCTTTAAAACGTGTAGAAGAATAA
- a CDS encoding class I SAM-dependent methyltransferase: MMNGLVNWAAISELNRPAAKAGPMDTDPAKMWGAVAQMYNKMAQLEREYTQNQLDAMIITEKDTVLDIGCGPGRLSVPVASMAKSVTSLDVAQQMLEKCRENADAAGVSNLTTRLLNWDDVKPGENVEKHDIVIASRTTALVDLIKLNALANKYVFILCWTKSPSLKEVHDALFYGVDDTLKPMPPMNRLLGYNVNFNLLYDMGVNPNVKVVTDGFHCDYESREAAYNDLRILHPVPEDREEIFRKNVDKWLTDLPGGGVSFRRETETYVMWWKPGKLEL, translated from the coding sequence ATGATGAATGGTTTAGTAAACTGGGCGGCAATTTCAGAATTGAACCGCCCGGCAGCCAAGGCAGGCCCTATGGATACTGACCCTGCTAAAATGTGGGGTGCGGTTGCCCAAATGTATAATAAAATGGCGCAGCTGGAAAGAGAGTACACTCAGAATCAGCTGGATGCTATGATTATTACAGAGAAAGACACGGTATTAGACATAGGATGCGGACCTGGGAGGCTCTCAGTGCCGGTCGCCAGTATGGCTAAAAGTGTTACCAGCCTGGATGTGGCGCAGCAAATGCTTGAAAAGTGCAGGGAAAACGCCGACGCTGCCGGAGTGTCAAATCTGACCACCAGGCTTTTGAATTGGGATGATGTGAAGCCTGGCGAGAATGTCGAAAAGCACGATATTGTCATTGCGTCACGGACGACAGCCCTTGTCGATCTTATAAAGCTGAACGCATTGGCAAACAAGTATGTCTTTATTCTCTGCTGGACCAAAAGCCCCAGTTTGAAGGAAGTGCATGACGCTTTGTTTTATGGCGTGGACGATACATTGAAGCCCATGCCTCCAATGAACCGTCTTCTTGGATATAATGTGAATTTCAATCTGCTTTATGATATGGGTGTAAACCCAAATGTTAAAGTTGTGACAGATGGCTTCCACTGCGATTATGAAAGCCGGGAAGCAGCATATAATGATCTGAGAATCCTGCATCCGGTACCGGAGGACCGGGAAGAAATTTTCAGAAAAAACGTGGATAAGTGGCTTACGGATTTACCGGGAGGCGGTGTATCCTTCCGACGAGAGACCGAGACCTACGTCATGTGGTGGAAACCGGGAAAACTGGAGTTGTAA